The following are from one region of the Bacteroidota bacterium genome:
- a CDS encoding ParB/RepB/Spo0J family partition protein — protein sequence MAKKNVLGRGLGALISDADEIISPKNELINEIKIDKIEVNPFQPRKEFNEEKLNELAQSIKNLGVIQPITVRKINEDKYQLITGERRLRASKIAGLSKIPSYTRTANDSEILEMALVENIQREDLDAIEIAQSYQQLIDECNLTQENLSERVGKGRATVTNYLRLLKLTPEVQLGIKNNKIQMGHARALVNIQNPEKQIEICLKIIDAELSVRKAEELISKINLVDKHSKNKPKGKYSTPTEYHQLENHLSKYFKTNIQFVKTKKGNGRIVIPFKSDSELEYIIELLDKKGSEI from the coding sequence ATGGCAAAAAAAAATGTCTTAGGAAGAGGATTAGGAGCATTGATAAGCGATGCAGACGAAATCATATCGCCAAAAAATGAACTTATAAACGAAATCAAAATTGACAAAATTGAAGTAAATCCTTTTCAGCCAAGAAAAGAATTTAATGAAGAAAAATTGAATGAATTAGCTCAATCTATCAAAAATCTTGGAGTAATTCAACCAATCACAGTTCGTAAAATTAATGAAGATAAGTATCAATTAATTACTGGTGAACGCCGGCTCAGAGCATCGAAAATAGCCGGACTTTCGAAAATTCCATCTTATACTCGCACAGCTAACGATTCAGAAATTCTGGAGATGGCGCTTGTTGAAAATATTCAACGAGAAGATTTAGACGCAATTGAAATTGCTCAAAGCTACCAACAATTAATAGATGAATGTAATCTCACCCAAGAAAATCTGAGCGAACGGGTAGGGAAAGGACGAGCTACGGTTACAAACTATTTGCGGCTTCTGAAACTTACTCCCGAAGTACAACTTGGTATAAAAAATAATAAAATCCAGATGGGTCACGCTCGTGCCTTAGTAAATATTCAAAATCCTGAAAAACAAATAGAAATCTGTTTAAAAATTATTGATGCCGAACTATCTGTAAGGAAAGCAGAAGAGTTGATTAGCAAGATAAATCTGGTTGATAAACACTCGAAAAACAAACCAAAGGGCAAATATTCGACCCCAACAGAATATCATCAGTTAGAAAACCATCTGTCGAAATATTTCAAAACCAATATACAATTTGTGAAAACAAAAAAAGGAAATGGTAGGATTGTTATTCCTTTTAAAAGCGATTCTGAATTGGAATATATTATTGAACTTTTAGACAAAAAAGGAAGCGAAATATAG